Proteins found in one Leishmania major strain Friedlin complete genome, chromosome 35 genomic segment:
- a CDS encoding putative 60S Ribosomal protein L36 (previous protein_id=AAZ14414.1) encodes MSAPTPRTGIIAGFNKGHVTTRRPRQPSPNDRLAVPHKHLRAVKAIIADLVGLSPLEKRVQEFLRVGKEKRALKYCKKRLGDFTAAKKKRAKMEEALRHATKKHH; translated from the coding sequence ATGTCTGCTCCCACTCCCCGCACCGGCATCATTGCCGGCTTCAACAAGGGTCATGTGACGAcccgccgcccgcgccagcCGTCGCCGAACGACCGCCTTGCTGTGCCCCACAAGCACCTGCGCGCTGTGAAGGCCATCATTGCGGACCTCGTCGGCCTTTCTCCCCTGGAGAAGCGCGTACAGGAGTTCCTGCGTGTCGGCAAGGAGAAGCGTGCCTTGAAGTACTGCAAGAAGCGTCTTGGCGACTTTACTGCGGCCAAGAAGAAGCGTGCgaagatggaggaggcgcttcGCCATGCGACCAAGAAGCACCACTAG
- a CDS encoding conserved hypothetical protein (previous protein_id=AAZ14417.1): MSECTVYSPCGRYVVRFASDAEQQLLRLTVTGNTSRPSKGDASAADGSGCVKTLVAAAAEPLTSSSALHPLRLVASLTETDVLALTTSAGVRKSFAKFAQMLYDALIGRSPCVHFFVETVAEMKERIQRDVQRQATPSRTARGAEARPPSRRRAGELDIDSAALASLAVTLNDVTANADKGCVRTAVGDTVIELDEDIASEVLEQRFLTLDYDVDFTRAIFPIPLHTGGSEGASSEGAGGVLRARTGTASASPANLAEATLEPFVVSTSLPAAAAEADTLRHDLLRARSRLAQLESENAKLRRENEALVQLSRHKMNEMQRLCEDFQQQVQLAADAEKLRARNKELRVQLQEALESQRTARRTLERGRSQRRFSQPASTVTGGGGSAYLSASGQRRSENPYLRSLSRESDDGYAGVSSRPPHGRQRSAGSAASRASATLRGRMLASPALPPAALRGSHVQCAPSSSSTNWRRSTRFDTPPPPPLDPAASTATAFLQRRSRSHRGDGSSSTRDGDGDSPAPYGRTGGRLEKVRKPQRRGSSGSGSHGSRASSTRSLPRRGRSLWGDSSAHASPCGSVASSRCSSASHERLYRTATASSRMHQIPKSHPLDSATALRRAVFH, encoded by the coding sequence ATGTCTGAGTGCACCGTGTACTCTCCATGTGGCCGCTACGTGGTACGGTTCGCCTCGGatgcggagcagcagctgctccgccttaCCGTCACCGGGAACACATCAAGACCCAGCAAAGGTGACGCGTcggccgccgacggcagcggttGTGTCAAGACACTTgttgcagcagccgctgagCCTCtcacgtcctcctccgcgctcCACCCGCTGCGGCTTGTTGCTTCGCTCACGGAGACGGACGTGCTCGCACTGACAACGTCCGCTGGCGTCCGCAAATCCTTCGCAAAATTTGCGCAGATGTTGTACGACGCGCTTATTGGCCGCTCTCCGTGCGTACACTTTTTCGTGGAGACCGTGGCGGAGATGAAGGAGCGCATTCAGCGGGACGTACAGCGACAGGCAACTCCGTCCCGGaccgcgcgcggcgccgaggcTCGGCCACCGAGTCGCAGACGCGCCGGCGAGCTAGACATCGACTCAGCTGCTCTCGCCTCTTTAGCGGTGACGCTGAACGACGTCACGGCCAACGCTGACAAAGGCTGTGTTCGAACCGCTGTCGGCGACACAGTGATCGAGCTGGACGAGGACATTGCCAGCGAGGTTCTGGAGCAGCGGTTCTTGACACTGGACTACGACGTCGATTTCACTCGCGCCATCTTTCCTATTCCGCTCCACACAGGCGGTTCAGAGGGGGCGTCTTCGGAGGGAGCCGGCGGCGTCTTGCGGGCACGTACGGGTACGGCAAGCGCTTCTCCAGCCAACCTAGCGGAGGCGACTTTAGAGCCCTTTGTAGTGAGCACCTCCCttcccgcagctgcggcagaggcggacaCACTTCGCCACGATCTTCTCCGCGCGCGATCCCGTCTTGCCCAGCTCGAGTCTGAAAACGCGAAGCTGAGGCGGGAGAACGAGGCATTGGTGCAGCTGAGCCGGCACAAGATGAACGagatgcagcggctgtgcgAGGACTtccagcagcaggtgcaactcgctgcggatgcggaGAAGCTGAGAGCCAGGAACAAAGAGTTGcgagtgcagctgcaggaagcACTAGAGAGTCAGCGGACGGCCCGGCGCACTTTAGAGCGCGGGCGCAGTCAGCGTCGTTTTTCGCAACCCGCTAGCACTGTCACcggtggcggaggcagtGCTTACCTGTCTGCTAGtggccagcgccgcagcgagaACCCGTATCTGCGGTCGCTTTCTCGCGAATCAGACGACGGCTACGCCGGAGTGTCGTCACGACCGCCGCACGGCAGGCAGCGATCggcaggcagcgccgcatccCGTGCATCAGCGACGCTGCGTGGGCGGATGCTGGCGTCTCCGGCGCTTCCGCCCGCCGCCTTGCGTGGTAGTCATGTGCAGTGCGCGCCTTCCTCATCGTCCACGAACTGGCGCCGCTCTACGCGGTTTgacacaccgccaccaccgccgttgGATCCAGCTGCCTCCACTGCAACAGCTTTTCTTCAGCGCCGATCACGCAGCCACAGAGGcgatggcagcagcagcacgagagACGGGGATGGCGATTCACCAGCACCATACGGTCGCACCGGTGGACGACTAGAGAAGGTACGAAAGCCCCAGCGCCGAGGCAGCAGTGGTAGTGGGTCGCACGGCTCGCGGGCGTCCTCCACAcgctcgctgccgcgacgAGGGCGCAGCTTGTGGGGTGATAGTAGCGCCCACGCAAGTCCGTGCGGCTCTGTGGCCTCCTCGCGATGCTCGAGCGCAAGCCATGAGCGTCTTTACCGCactgcgacggcgagcagcCGGATGCATCAAATACCGAAGTCGCACCCCCTTGACAGCGCTACCGCACTTCGGCGAGCCGTGTTTCACTGA
- a CDS encoding ribosomal protein L32-like protein (previous protein_id=AAZ14419.1) encodes MPSLIPDYQRTEKRAVAVFGWSRTEVGTPRWQQAEDVGRLAAQNGFTVITGGYGGSMEAVSKGAREVRDAAAAGSAAASAEVVGIVVSGLFPDRLTEGNKYLTKLLDSTSMLHRIEQLTTQSRYFIVLPGTTGTLQELVTIWVQKTIHPSDLPMPVIVAFRDPWEKCCHGIIESLQLSSRQANAIHFVDTPEEAMEWIVKDATGEIDDSRA; translated from the coding sequence ATGCCGTCTCTCATTCCGGACTACCAGCGCACGGAGAAGCGCGCGGTCGCCGTCTTTGGGTGGTCGCGCACGGAGGTTGGCacgccgcggtggcagcaggcTGAGGATGTCGGCCGTCTTGCCGCTCAGAACGGCTTCACTGTCATCACGGGCGGCTACGGCGGCTCTATGGAGGCTGTCAGCAAAGGCGCGCGCGAGGTGAGggatgcggcagcggcaggctctgctgccgcgtcaGCCGAGGTTGTCGGCATCGTCGTCTCGGGGCTGTTCCCTGATCGCCTCACGGAGGGGAACAAGTACCTGACCAAGTTGTTGGACTCAACTTCGATGCTGCACCGCATCGAGCAGCTCACTACCCAGTCCCGCTACTTTATCGTTCTGCCTGGGACGACAGGtacgctgcaggagctggtgaCCATTTGGGTGCAGAAGACCATACACCCCAGCGACCTTCCAATGCCGGTGATCGTCGCGTTTCGTGACCCGTGGGAGAAGTGCTGCCATGGCATCATTGAATCTCTCCAGCTCTCTTCCCGCCAGGCCAACGCGATCCATTTTGTCGACACTCCAGAGGAAGCCATGGAGTGGATCGTGAAGGATGCCACCGGGGAGATCGACGACTCACGGGCTTGA
- a CDS encoding hypothetical protein (previous protein_id=AAZ14415.1), whose product MRMHQKKAARTHTHMLDPQAADLVDAVARLCVLRTEDYTLLRTVYRRAREHAHLEQPQETTPNPLHSTPESVGEAPDAKECEGDASGAGNEAYIRYLTEEVRVREQRRVTEEGEWLGAVRQWAARFQARQVVATQDKELGAAPDESASLAVPAIWWFWEQGSEDAFQRVYAAVLQQAYELDRTDLVNTPFAHIDKSKCLYDHGEAAAAAVASVPVSSSQVERVHALFFPSSRAAEPSTSPSRIWAEMHPIEVDASSVHEGRRSRLQASRHVWLVFFFLWSHIVAASMTTSAGAAAAAREVGAEPLFYESVLLGPARDFLTSQSQQLQSLLRKQKTTTYA is encoded by the coding sequence ATGCGAATGCATCAAAAAAaggcagcacgcacacacacacacatgcttGACCCACAAGCGGCTGACCTCGTCGACGCTGTCGCGCggctgtgcgtgctgcgcacgGAGGACTACACACTCCTCCGAACCGTATACAGGCGGGCACGGGAGCACGCACACCTGGAGCAACCGCAAGAAACAACACCGAATCCGTTGCATTCTACACCTGAATCAGTAGGTGAGGCCCCCGACGCAAAGGAGTGCGAGGGCGACGCCAGCGGAGCCGGCAACGAGGCGTACATCCGTTACCTGACtgaggaggtgcgcgtgcgtgagcaGCGCCGAGTGACCGAAGAGGGAGAGTGGCTgggggcggtgcggcagtGGGCAGCTCGCTTTCAGGCGCGGCAGGTGGTTGCTACTCAGGACAAGGAgctcggcgcggcgccggacGAGTCTGCCTCCCTGGCAGTGCCGGCCATCTGGTGGTTTTGGGAACAGGGGAGCGAGGACGCCTTCCAGCGCGTATACGCAGCGGTGCTTCAGCAGGCCTACGAGCTTGACCGCACGGACTTGGTGAATACCCCCTTCGCGCATATAGACAAGTCCAAGTGCTTGTACGATCACGGggaggctgcggctgcggccgTCGCTTCTGTCCCCGTGTCCTCTTCCCAGGTCgaacgcgtgcacgcgttgTTTTTCCCGTCCTCACGAGCTGCTGAGCCGTCCACTTCGCCGTCACGCATCTGGGCTGAGATGCACCCGATCGAAGTTGACGCGTCTTCGGTGCACGAGGGGAGACGGTCTCGTCTGCAAGCGAGCCGCCACGTCTGGCTCGTGTTCTTCTTTTTGTGGTCTCACATTGTGGCTGCCAGCATGACTACTTCGGCaggggctgctgcggctgcgcgtgAGGTGGGAGCGGAGCCTCTGTTTTATGAATCTGTGCTCCTTGGCCCTGCCAGAGACTTTCTCACGAGccagtcgcagcagctgcagtcgctgctgAGGAAGCAGAAAACAACGACGTATGCGTAG
- a CDS encoding conserved hypothetical protein (previous protein_id=AAZ14420.1), translating into MLVHEVEKTYKLKVPFFQGTLEEAKRHAQQDSRYLVLYLHSPRHENTEAYLREVLATDEIIALLHESSVLFGVSVADTEGTLLAEELGAHAFPFVAALVGNTVVLRLQGYHSRETFRREWRLCTDDWDGQLAEGIVLAAEREARERARIAEAEADSAMEAADRAILEELLRKDEEERRAAAEREAAARRAAEERAAAERLKAEDEARQAAEAARQRALEEERQRQRESAKQAAKSQLHDEPSTDVATSETVQISVRCPSGKHYDRRFLRSDLVDQLTFFVLTLDEVADATDASTVRFVTGFPPAPLVWREGETRFGDVKSLCPRAVVLLRRL; encoded by the coding sequence ATGCTCGTGCAcgaggtggagaagacgTACAAGCTCAAGGTCCCCTTTTTCCAGGGTacgctggaggaggcaaAGCGGCACGCTCAGCAGGACTCTCGCTACCTTGTCCTGTACCTGCACAGCCCTCGACATGAAAACACGGAGGCGTATCTGCGCGAGGTGTTGGCCACGGATGAGATCATTGCCCTGCTGCACGAGAGCAGCGTTCTGTTTGGCGTGAGCGTGGCAGATACAGAGGGCACGCTGTTGGCGGAGGAGCTGGGCGCCCATGCGTTTCCGTTTGTAGCGGCCCTCGTTGGCAACACAGTAGTGCTGCGTCTACAAGGTTACCACAGCCGCGAAACCTTTCGCCGCGAGTGGCGCTTGTGCACCGACGACTGGGATGGGCAGCTAGCCGAGGGCAtcgtcctcgctgccgaGCGCGAGGCGCGTGAGCGGGCACGCATCGCTGAAGCCGAGGCTGACTCTGCAATGGAAGCTGCAGATCGAGCCATcctcgaggagctgctgcgcaaggatgaagaggagcgtcgtgcggctgcggagcgggaggctgcagcgcgccgggccgccgaggagcgcgctgctgccgagcgaCTCAAGGCAGAGGATGAGGCGCGGCAGGCCGCggaagcagcgcggcagcgcgcactcgaggaggagcgccagCGGCAACGCGAGTCTGCGAAGCAGGCAGCAAAAAGTCAGTTGCATGACGAGCCCTCCACGGACGTGGCCACTAGCGAGACGGTGCAGATTAGTGTGCGTTGTCCGTCCGGCAAGCACTATGACCGCCGCTTCCTGCGCAGCGATCTTGTGGACCAGCTCACGTTTTTCGTGCTGACAttggacgaggtggcggacgCGACGGATGCGTCAACGGTGCGCTTCGTCACGGGCTTcccgccagcaccgctggTGTGGCGCGAAGGGGAGACGCGCTTCGGCGACGTGAAGAGTCTCTGCCcgcgtgcggtggtgctccTGCGTCGGTTATGA
- a CDS encoding hypothetical protein (previous protein_id=AAZ14416.1) — translation MASTLVSFTPATAGVLGGVHSVDAQLSDTPESASAPCFYCLCSVCGQWLAEVPTVRCDACGSRTHITCARDVYSNEWLYNEVAVASTAATSAGGGTLGLPNAASVAARNRRTQYIGREPRNSEDTAGSPTPAAVLTAPSGLSVSPPLSRDSSHTSLLPSPQVLRSAAAKIDKEYNYYCHPDCAMGMEVLRNPQFNATLSCTVEHAFAREWARTRESLVAVGVLRDHKHEAGALDDAAAEEQAPLPSYSPVKSSSAPVKVEGAEESTAASSFCPSPPPPNATASSSVPAGDMHGCAPHASEANFPDIAACHPAVALEVLRLYHQLRAEAWAEYFEQERHHFGHPLFYPPPFLDIARDAALGHVVEAASPQGQAARLYLLDRSTHPVGSAVAIPVGVLTRWQQPTEAPLIKENDSNNFVAEALDRLVNDAVAPETVVVYRKCSKEGLVLV, via the coding sequence ATGGCAAGCACGCTAGTATCTTTCACGCCTGCCACAGCAGGCGTGCTCGGCGGCGTGCACTCCGTTGATGCACAGCTCTCCGATACCCCAGAgagcgcgtcggcgccctGCTTCTATTGTCTGTGCTCCGTGTGTGGACAGTGGCTTGCTGAGGTCCCCACCGTCAGGTGTGACGCCTGCGGGTCTCGCACGCACATAACCTGTGCCAGGGACGTCTACTCAAATGAGTGGCTCTACAACGAGGTAGCCGTGGCTTCGACAGCCGCAACAAGTGCAGGGGGTGGTACTCTCGGCTTGCCCAACGCCGCTTCGGTAGCTGCGAGGAACCGGCGGACACAGTACATCGGGCGGGAGCCGCGCAATAGCGAGGACACTGCGGGCTCGCCTACGCCTGCCGCTGTTCTTACCGCGCCATCGGGCTTGTCAGTCTCCCCACCGCTAAGTCGCGACTCTTCGCACACGAgcctgctgccgtcgccgcaagtgctccgctccgctgcggcaAAGATCGACAAGGAGTACAACTACTACTGCCACCCCGACTGTGCCATGGGgatggaggtgctgcgcaacCCGCAGTTCAACGCAACCCTTTCGTGCACAGTCGAACATGCCTTCGCGCGAGAgtgggcacgcacacgggaGTCGCTGGTGGCCGTCGGCGTACTGCGCGACCACAAACACGAAGCTGGCGCTCtcgacgacgcggccgcaGAGGAGCAAGCACCGCTTCCTTCCTATTCGCCGGTCAAGAGTTCTTCTGCCCCAGTGAAGGTGGAGGGTGCAGAGGAGAGCACTGCGGCATCATCCTTctgcccttcccctcctccaccgaaTGCGACAGCTAGCTCCTCAGTACCCGCGGGAGATATGCacggctgcgcaccgcacgcgAGTGAGGCGAATTTTCCTGATATCGCTGCCTGCCATCCGGCGGTTGCCCTGGAGGTGCTTCGGCTCTACCATCAGCTGCGCGCCGAAGCGTGGGCGGAGTACTTTGAGCAGGAGCGTCACCACTTTGGGCACCCGCTCTTCTACCCGCCTCCATTCCTCGACATCGCGCGGGACGCCGCGTTAGGGCATGTCGTGGAGGCCGCGTCCCCTCAGGGGCAGGCGGCGCGACTCTACCTTCTCGACCGCAGCACGCACCCCGTGGgatcggcggtggcgatACCGGTCGGTGTCCTgacgcggtggcagcagccgacggagGCGCCGCTCATCAAGGAGAACGACTCAAACAACTttgtggcggaggcgctcgATCGGCTCGTGAATGACGCTGTGGCGCCGGAGACGGTGGTCGTGTACCGCAAGTGCAGCAAGGAGGGCCTCGTGCTGGTGTGA
- a CDS encoding conserved hypothetical protein (previous protein_id=AAZ14421.1), which produces MLRRSSVVLARFQPYSMAVQTRFKWRHKETDRWRRLMDATCFQVDWLGQTAGPNFAQYSGHWTHVITCAHVITPWDYPNYYPPQGPTRFVSHITLADTMTQIRLVSMQGNAVYKHFTSNQHVFVHSNPRLDLCVLHPEQNLKRSGEMKMMWMQNEGYISRPRLEINETLKVGDYVWVYGMSAHESLFDEEKGPEPLMIPTGVRARVHAVTREHFFLDTTALEDNPDRGRIQMGMCGSVVMRNGKCVGMLTATVHEESDCKELAGTAMCTYSSDVFEFLLEVEKQMKNPVARQSQEETRFEQRRRAEGGVKEHKHWELDESRTARHIPVPVSLWHMEEKWVTEEDYMNSAVFGRSGAFNQETQESALGYDMNTAKTNGDRPGDIDSFMSTTTTGKPVMQGERKDYSPTGVYANVEEFKNKDVWDYNVSSEMRSLFNETVDSKDAESLNMMRKSLENIRAQRAMEKMKETVMNRTEPGFDPLKGYGHYGGSADAGAANFNPEYASAHKGSGDAYSYAQAAQQAAREQPGDHASPASTPPPSPPPPNESVIDRKKRERREAEAKYQEELRRRHGQRAVPFGDEDLSGFWERR; this is translated from the coding sequence atgctgcgccgcagctctGTCGTGCTGGCGAGGTTCCAGCCTTACTCGATGGCGGTGCAAACCCGGTTTAAATGGCGGCACAAGGAGACGgaccggtggcggcggctgatGGACGCGACGTGCTTCCAGGTCGATTGGCTCGGCCAGACAGCCGGCCCGAATTTCGCGCAGTACAGCGGGCACTGGACGCACGTGATCAcctgcgcgcacgtgatCACGCCGTGGGACTACCCCAACTACTACCCCCCGCAGGGGCCAACCCGATTCGTCTCGCACATTACTCTGGCGGACACCATGACGCAGATTCGGCTCGTCTCGATGCAGGGCAATGCCGTGTACAAGCATTTCACGTCAAATCAACACGTCTTCGTGCATTCAAACCCGCGGCTGGACCTGTGTGTCCTGCATCCGGAGCAAAATCTGAAGCGCAGTGGTGAGATGAAGATGATGTGGATGCAGAACGAAGGATACATTTCACGTCCGCGGTTGGAGATCAACGAAACGCTGAAGGTCGGCGATTACGTCTGGGTGTACGGCATGTCGGCGCACGAGTCGCTATTTGACGAGGAAAAGGGGCCAGAGCCTCTCATGATCCCTACCGGCGTCCGCGCTCGCGTGCACGCCGTCACGCGCGAGCACTTCTTTCTGGACACAACGGCGCTCGAGGACAACCCAGATCGTGGCCGCATCCAGATGGGCATGTGCGGCTCCGTCGTGATGCGCAACGGCAAATGTGTCGGCATGctgacggcgacggtgcacgAAGAGAGCGACTGCAAAGAGCTCGCCGGGACGGCCATGTGCACTTACTCGTCCGACGTCTTCGAGTTCCTGCTGGAGGTGGAAAAGCAAATGAAGAACCCCGTTGCGCGTCAGAGTCAGGAGGAGACCCGCTttgagcagcggcgccgcgccgaggGGGGCGTGAAGGAGCACAAACACTGGGAGCTGGACGAGAGCCGCACGGCCCGCCACATCCCTGTCCCTGTTTCGCTCTGGCATATGGAGGAGAAATgggtgacggaggaggatTACATGAACAGCGCCGTCTttggccgcagcggcgcctttAACCAAGAAACACAGGAGAGCGCGCTGGGCTACGACATGAACACCGCCAAGACGAACGGCGACCGCCCAGGTGACATCGACTCCTTCATGTCAACCACGACGACCGGCAAGCCTGTAATGCAAGGCGAGCGGAAGGACTACAGCCCGACCGGCGTGTACGCGAACGTGGAGGAGTTTAAGAACAAGGATGTGTGGGACTACAACGTGAGCTCCGAGATGCGCTCTCTGTTCAACGAAACAGTCGACAGCAAAGACGCTGAGAGCCTCAACATGATGCGCAAGTCGCTTGAGAACATCcgtgcgcagcgggcgaTGGAGAAGATGAAGGAGACTGTGATGAACCGCACGGAGCCGGGCTTCGATCCGCTGAAGGGCTACGGCCActacggcggcagcgccgacgccgggGCCGCCAACTTCAACCCAGAGTACGCTTCAGCCCACAAAGGTAGTGGCGACGCCTACAGCTACGCGCAAGCAGCTCAGCAGGCGGCGCGTGAGCAGCCAGGGGACCACgcatcgccggcgtcgactccgccgccgtcgccgccgccgccgaacgAGTCCGTCATAGATCGCAAGAAGCGAGAGCGACGCGAGGCAGAGGCCAAGTAtcaggaggagctgcgccgccgtcatggGCAGCGCGCCGTTCCCTTCGGCGATGAGGACCTCAGCGGCTTCTGGGAGCGGCGCTGA
- a CDS encoding conserved hypothetical protein (previous protein_id=AAZ14418.1), which produces MLRASRVPRGYFKRPGRKSLDEVCKQSLFEMSTPQQVATIWNNHHMQFLQYWGRTISSEAYYALEPRLKASPYFVVPVFRDKGLFNVVTNFKDDLVGVTPLAEWQKKQDDAQIHMTIQFFTELARSKQLVLVRCEIKDEVFKRLDCIFITQMLLKYYTFPRLYEAWVETFNKRPGQFDYHAFLRAMKDEAGKDEIRIEDKKSEMRHDAFGPVIDTPPDAVAKQIMNTLDIGVPKA; this is translated from the coding sequence ATGTTGCGTGCGTCTCGCGTGCCCCGCGGCTACTTCAAGCGGCCTGGCCGCAAGTCGCTCGATGAAGTCTGCAAGCAGAGTCTCTTCGAGATGTCCACCCCACAGCAGGTGGCGACCATTTGGAACAATCACCACATGCAGTTCCTCCAGTACTGGGGACGCACCATCTCATCCGAGGCGTACTACGCCCTTGAGCCGCGTCTGAAGGCATCGCCGTACTTTGTCGTTCCGGTGTTTCGCGACAAGGGTCTGTTCAACGTTGTCACCAACTTTAAGGACGACCTCGTCGGCGTCACACCCCTCGCGGAGTGGCAAAAAAAGCAGGACGATGCGCAGATCCACATGACCATTCAGTTCTTCACCGAACTGGCCCGTAGTAAGCAGCTGGTGCTAGTCCGTTGCGAAATCAAGGACGAGGTCTTCAAGCGCTTGGACTGCATCTTCATTACCCAGATGCTGCTCAAGTACTACACCTTCCCCCGACTGTACGAGGCATGGGTGGAGACGTTCAACAAGCGACCAGGCCAGTTCGACTACCACGCCTTCCTACGTGCCATGAAGGATGAGGCGGGCAAGGACGAAATCAGGATTGAAGACAAAAAGTCGGAGATGCGCCATGATGCCTTCGGCCCCGTCATCGACACGCCCCCAGACGCCGTGGCGAAGCAGATTATGAACACGTTGGACATAGGAGTGCCGAAGGCGTGA